The proteins below are encoded in one region of Sminthopsis crassicaudata isolate SCR6 chromosome 1, ASM4859323v1, whole genome shotgun sequence:
- the DUSP18 gene encoding dual specificity protein phosphatase 18 isoform X1, with product MHLPGPSFPVYALRGSRCRGKRPKFKVGVQPSLLMLPRCASARRRKAPHPCPLSGSPKKMGKQAASGTPNTSTEILLPDLAVRGLSWSGTLPETPRDHILMNNSGNRPEPSRGGSQHGERPPTLARQPAVCGLSQITSSLYLGNGLAANNKVILSSNQITTVINVSVEVVNTFYADIQYVQVPVADTPLSRLYDFFDPIADKIHTVEMQQGRTLLHCAAGVSRSAALCLAYLMKYHSMSLLDAHTWTKSCRPIIRPNNGFWEQLIHYEFKLYGKNTVRMVNSPFGVIPDVYEKEVRVMIPL from the exons ATGCATCTCCCGGGCCCCAGTTTTCCGGTCTATGCATTGAGAGGCAGTCGGTGCAGGGGGAAAAGGCCCAAATTCAAAGTCGGGGTGCAGCCCTCCCTTCTCATGCTCCCACGGTGTGCCAGTGCCCGAAGAAGGAAAGCGCCCCACCCTTGCCCCTTATCGGGGTCCCCcaagaaaatgggaaaacagGCGGCATCAGGGACACCGA ACACGAGCACCGAGATTCTGCTACCTGACCTGGCCGTCCGGGGATTGTCTTGGTCTGGAACGCTGCCAGAAACGCCCAGAG ACCACATTCTCATGAACAATTCTGGGAACCGTCCGGAGCCATCCAGAGGAGGCAGCCAGCATGGCGAAAGGCCTCCCACTCTTGCTAG GCAGCCTGCAGTCTGTGGCCTGTCCCAGATAACCAGCAGCCTGTACCTTGGCAATGGCTTGGCCGCTAATAACAAGGTCATACTGTCCAGCAACCAAATCACTACCGTCATTAACGTGTCCGTGGAGGTGGTGAATACTTTCTACGCCGACATTCAGTATGTCCAAGTGCCTGTGGCCGATACCCCGCTCTCCCGCCTGTACGACTTCTTCGACCCAATCGCCGACAAGATCCACACGGTGGAAATGCAGCAGGGCCGTACACTGTTGCACTGTGCGGCCGGAGTCAGCAGGTCAGCAGCCCTCTGCCTGGCCTACCTCATGAAGTACCACTCGATGTCCCTGCTGGACGCTCACACCTGGACCAAGTCCTGCCGACCCATCATTCGGCCCAATAACGGCTTCTGGGAACAGCTCATTCACTACGAATTCAAACTCTATGGCAAAAACACAGTTCGGATGGTGAACTCTCCCTTTGGCGTGATCCCGGATGTTTATGAGAAGGAGGTCAGAGTAATGATCCCGCTGTGA
- the DUSP18 gene encoding dual specificity protein phosphatase 18 isoform X2 — protein MNNSGNRPEPSRGGSQHGERPPTLARQPAVCGLSQITSSLYLGNGLAANNKVILSSNQITTVINVSVEVVNTFYADIQYVQVPVADTPLSRLYDFFDPIADKIHTVEMQQGRTLLHCAAGVSRSAALCLAYLMKYHSMSLLDAHTWTKSCRPIIRPNNGFWEQLIHYEFKLYGKNTVRMVNSPFGVIPDVYEKEVRVMIPL, from the exons ATGAACAATTCTGGGAACCGTCCGGAGCCATCCAGAGGAGGCAGCCAGCATGGCGAAAGGCCTCCCACTCTTGCTAG GCAGCCTGCAGTCTGTGGCCTGTCCCAGATAACCAGCAGCCTGTACCTTGGCAATGGCTTGGCCGCTAATAACAAGGTCATACTGTCCAGCAACCAAATCACTACCGTCATTAACGTGTCCGTGGAGGTGGTGAATACTTTCTACGCCGACATTCAGTATGTCCAAGTGCCTGTGGCCGATACCCCGCTCTCCCGCCTGTACGACTTCTTCGACCCAATCGCCGACAAGATCCACACGGTGGAAATGCAGCAGGGCCGTACACTGTTGCACTGTGCGGCCGGAGTCAGCAGGTCAGCAGCCCTCTGCCTGGCCTACCTCATGAAGTACCACTCGATGTCCCTGCTGGACGCTCACACCTGGACCAAGTCCTGCCGACCCATCATTCGGCCCAATAACGGCTTCTGGGAACAGCTCATTCACTACGAATTCAAACTCTATGGCAAAAACACAGTTCGGATGGTGAACTCTCCCTTTGGCGTGATCCCGGATGTTTATGAGAAGGAGGTCAGAGTAATGATCCCGCTGTGA
- the DUSP18 gene encoding dual specificity protein phosphatase 18 isoform X3 — MNTSLNTIPILFRQPAVCGLSQITSSLYLGNGLAANNKVILSSNQITTVINVSVEVVNTFYADIQYVQVPVADTPLSRLYDFFDPIADKIHTVEMQQGRTLLHCAAGVSRSAALCLAYLMKYHSMSLLDAHTWTKSCRPIIRPNNGFWEQLIHYEFKLYGKNTVRMVNSPFGVIPDVYEKEVRVMIPL, encoded by the coding sequence ATGAATACATCTTTGAACACTATCCCCATTCTCTTCAGGCAGCCTGCAGTCTGTGGCCTGTCCCAGATAACCAGCAGCCTGTACCTTGGCAATGGCTTGGCCGCTAATAACAAGGTCATACTGTCCAGCAACCAAATCACTACCGTCATTAACGTGTCCGTGGAGGTGGTGAATACTTTCTACGCCGACATTCAGTATGTCCAAGTGCCTGTGGCCGATACCCCGCTCTCCCGCCTGTACGACTTCTTCGACCCAATCGCCGACAAGATCCACACGGTGGAAATGCAGCAGGGCCGTACACTGTTGCACTGTGCGGCCGGAGTCAGCAGGTCAGCAGCCCTCTGCCTGGCCTACCTCATGAAGTACCACTCGATGTCCCTGCTGGACGCTCACACCTGGACCAAGTCCTGCCGACCCATCATTCGGCCCAATAACGGCTTCTGGGAACAGCTCATTCACTACGAATTCAAACTCTATGGCAAAAACACAGTTCGGATGGTGAACTCTCCCTTTGGCGTGATCCCGGATGTTTATGAGAAGGAGGTCAGAGTAATGATCCCGCTGTGA
- the SLC35E4 gene encoding solute carrier family 35 member E4: protein MGRTPRLLSRRFPRQPGGFDQWGQAGRVGAGGGVAWTSEAVPGRGRFWPRPLRCAPVSGGGGGAGPAGVGELLLLRRRRRRRQRSPSPRSRSRPRGGDIGRSARPRRPGPGTAARARGPAPAAAAPRDRPGHPPPRAGPGTQSASTGLDRRAPGPRPPCASAPGMSSADGAPAAALPLPWKLALRARGPGPGGPGRVLATVLVWLVAGTGMSSLNKWIFAVHGFRYPLLLSALHMLAAVLVGYPLAGRRARGPLAARARRRVFLLSLTFCATMACGNLGLTYVHLDFAQMVYTTTPLFTLALSRALLGKRHHPLQYAAMGPICLGAACSIMGEMHFHRAGCCFLFAATFLRGLKSVQQSVLLREERLDSVALLYLTSLPSFCLLLGAALVLELGGPGPGPAPTDHGLWLLLLLSCLLSVLYNLASFSLLALTSALTVHVLGNFHVVGNLALSWLLFGSRLSGLSYVGIALTLLGMFLYHNCHLVASWWTLGWMGRPARAP, encoded by the exons atggggaggacTCCTCGACTCCTCTCTAGGCGGTTTCCACGGCAACCAGGCGGCTTTGACCAATGGGGGCAGGCCGGCCGAGTCGGGGCGGGAGGGGGTGTGGCCTGGACCTCGGAGGCGGTCCCCGGGCGGGGTAGGTTCTGGCCACGCCCCCTCCGCTGTGCGCCAGTCTCGGGTGGGGGAGGCGGGGCCGGCCCGGCTGGAGTCGgagagctgctgctgctgcggcggcggcggcggcggcggcagagGAGCCCGAGCCCCAGGTCCAGGAGCCGCCCCCGCGGCGGGGACATCGGCCGCAGCGCGAGGCCCCGAAGGCCCGGGCCGGGCACCGCCGCCAGAGCCCGGGGCCCGGCGCCAGCCGCGGCTGCGCCGAGAGATCGGCCCGGGCATCCTCCCCCGCGGGCCGGGCCCGGGACCCAGAGCGCGAGCACGGGGCTGGACCGCCGGGCCCCCGGCCCCCGGCCCCCATGTGCGTCTGCTCCCGGAATGAGCTCGGCCGATGGAGCCCCGGCCGCCGCGCTCCCGCTGCCCTGGAAGCTGGCCCTGCGGGCGCGGGGGCCGGGCCCGGGCGGCCCCGGGCGCGTGCTGGCCACCGTGCTGGTGTGGCTGGTGGCGGGCACCGGCATGTCCAGCCTCAACAAGTGGATCTTCGCCGTGCACGGCTTCCGCTACCCGCTGCTGCTGTCCGCCCTGCACATGCTGGCCGCCGTGCTCGTGGGCTACCCGCTGGCCGGCCGGCGGGCGCGCGGGCCCCTGGCGGCGCGGGCCCGGAGGAGGGTCTTCCTGCTGAGCCTGACCTTCTGCGCCACCATGGCCTGCGGGAACCTGGGCCTCACCTACGTGCACCTGGACTTCGCCCAGATGGTCTACACCACCACGCCCCTCTTCACGCTGGCGCTGTCCCGGGCCCTCCTGGGCAAGCGCCACCACCCGCTGCAGTACGCGGCCATGGGGCCCATCTGCCTGGGCGCTGCCTGCAGCATCATGGGCGAGATGCACTTCCACCGCGCCGGCTGCTGCTTCCTCTTCGCGGCCACCTTCCTCCGGGGCCTCAAGTCCGTGCAGCAGA GTGTCCTGCTGCGGGAGGAGAGGCTGGACTCGGTGGCCCTGCTGTACCTGACGTCCCTGCCCAGCTTCTGCCTGCTGCTCGGGGCGGCCCTGGTGCTGGAGCTGGGCGGGCCCGGCCCGGGCCCGGCCCCCACTGACCACGGCCTCTGGCTGCTGCTCCTGCTCAGCTGCCTGCTCTCCGTCCTCTACAACCTGGCCAGCTTCTCGCTGCTGGCCCTCACCTCGGCCCTCACCGTGCACGTGCTGGGCAACTTCCACGTGGTGGGCAACCTGGCGCTGTCCTGGCTCCTGTTCGGGAGCCGCCTGAGCGGCCTCAGCTACGTGGGCATCGCCCTCACGCTGCTGGGGATGTTTCTGTACCACAACTGCCACTTGGTGGCCTCCTGGTGGACCCTGGGGTGGATGGGCCGGCCCGCCAGGGCCCCGTGA